A single Deltaproteobacteria bacterium DNA region contains:
- a CDS encoding AAA family ATPase: MRILGVRFKNLNSLVGEWQVDFTHPAYASDGIFAITGPTGAGKTTVMDAVCLALYGSTPRLDKVTKSSNEIMSRQTGECFAEVTFETGKGRYRCHWSQHRARKRQEGELQQARHEIADADSDRVLESKINQVGEFIEKVTGMNFERFTRSMLLAQGGFAVFLQSSPNDRAPILEQITGTDIYSRISMKVHERRTGENSRLEILQAELQGIQLLGEDEERDLRASLTKKQQQEMELAGKVKEMGKALAWLAGMVALEKELGELAKQQQDFEQRCQAFAPESQRLEKSRKALGLDGDYRGVTALRDLQTSEIRELQSAVATLPEKEKAGAEALAVRQTTEALLSKVRAGQMSEGEVIKKVRDLDARLGEQKKQLAEKDKAIGEIEEQGEGYRSSVTSGEQEQKKAHAALEAIRAYQAEHAVDAALMTNLSVIEREFALLRDTEARRVKAMKTLSTAAEKKESTHAECAKREADHEKIRQSFEKNQHDSNDLTDAIKLILQGRDISQWRNETDTLKERERLLVQTGETYERMDRTATALNGLKTRREALNTGSSRILGEIKSGADQKTLLEKEMVSRETQVSLLSRIRDLEEERKRLEDGQPCPLCGAAEHPYARGNVPVLSEAEAELKKTKAEFKKTSDRLNKLEADRVRTAAEIRHTEKEQAEKRAALDADEKQCADAQLRLGIAWGTDFKSASARAGKVREEISGVQAKIAATTAIVTLAEKKGKQEKAMQTALEKTRKTFDNAGKALQEARHNLATAGRDYERLGKDSDALAEETEKARAAVLADVELFGISQIQLESLDPLLKDLTGRKDIWLAKEAEKTNRDKQSDELKAALEKHQALLGSLEKDLAARCKERDGLKGEYESLSGSRQELFGEKNADGEERRLAEEVDKAGNALEKAREDYGQVEKEISALKEKIASGQVKTDLRAKELAQAEQQWRERTKGAGFADEADYLSLRLGEEERELLTEKEQALLKEKTELDARRQDRSQSLAGERERNLTDQSAETLKENIGRGDAALKELGLDIGGIIKGLSDNERQRKNQEERLKNIAVQKKECLRWDNLHQLIGSADGKKFRNFAQGLTFEMMTAHANRQLRKMTDRYLLIRDAVQPLELNVIDNYQAGEIRSTKNLSGGESFIVSLALALGLSQMASRNVRVDSLFLDEGFGTLDEDSLETALETLAGLRQDGKLIGVISHVAALKERIGAQIQVIPEAGGRSSLSGPGCRRI; encoded by the coding sequence ATGAGGATCCTCGGCGTTCGATTCAAGAACCTGAATTCACTTGTAGGCGAATGGCAGGTTGATTTTACCCACCCGGCCTACGCATCGGACGGCATCTTTGCCATCACCGGCCCCACGGGAGCGGGCAAAACGACCGTCATGGATGCCGTCTGCCTCGCGCTTTACGGCAGCACGCCCCGCCTGGACAAGGTCACGAAAAGCAGCAATGAAATCATGTCGCGCCAGACAGGGGAATGCTTCGCCGAGGTGACCTTCGAGACCGGTAAGGGCCGGTACCGTTGCCACTGGAGTCAGCACCGCGCCCGAAAAAGGCAAGAAGGCGAGTTGCAGCAGGCCAGGCATGAAATAGCAGACGCCGATTCCGATAGGGTTCTGGAATCAAAAATCAACCAGGTTGGTGAATTCATCGAGAAGGTTACAGGCATGAACTTCGAGCGCTTTACCCGTTCGATGCTGCTTGCTCAGGGGGGCTTCGCGGTCTTTCTCCAGTCTTCTCCCAACGATCGGGCGCCCATTCTGGAGCAGATTACCGGTACCGACATCTACAGCCGGATCTCCATGAAAGTTCACGAGCGTCGCACCGGAGAGAACAGCAGGCTGGAGATATTGCAGGCCGAACTGCAAGGCATTCAGTTACTTGGTGAAGATGAAGAACGGGATTTGCGGGCCAGTTTAACAAAAAAACAGCAACAGGAAATGGAACTTGCCGGGAAAGTTAAGGAAATGGGCAAGGCCCTGGCCTGGCTTGCGGGTATGGTTGCCTTGGAGAAAGAACTGGGTGAACTGGCTAAGCAGCAGCAGGATTTTGAGCAGCGCTGTCAGGCCTTTGCGCCGGAATCTCAAAGGCTGGAAAAATCCCGCAAGGCCCTCGGTCTGGATGGCGATTACAGGGGGGTAACGGCTTTACGGGATTTGCAGACAAGTGAGATCAGGGAACTACAGAGCGCCGTTGCAACTTTGCCTGAAAAGGAGAAGGCCGGTGCAGAGGCGCTTGCCGTAAGACAAACCACAGAGGCCCTGCTGAGTAAAGTGCGAGCCGGGCAGATGTCGGAAGGAGAGGTCATCAAAAAGGTGCGTGACCTCGATGCCCGGTTGGGTGAGCAGAAGAAGCAGCTCGCAGAGAAGGACAAGGCGATTGGGGAGATCGAGGAACAGGGAGAAGGCTACCGAAGCTCTGTCACAAGCGGTGAACAGGAACAAAAGAAGGCTCATGCCGCTCTGGAAGCTATCCGTGCATACCAGGCCGAGCACGCCGTTGATGCCGCGTTGATGACCAACCTCAGCGTCATCGAGAGGGAATTTGCCTTGCTTCGTGATACAGAGGCAAGGCGTGTAAAGGCGATGAAAACGCTTTCCACTGCGGCCGAGAAAAAAGAATCCACCCATGCCGAGTGCGCCAAAAGAGAGGCCGATCATGAAAAAATTCGTCAGTCATTTGAAAAGAATCAGCATGATTCGAATGACCTGACGGACGCCATCAAATTGATCCTGCAGGGACGCGACATCAGCCAGTGGCGTAACGAGACGGATACGCTCAAGGAGCGCGAACGTCTTCTGGTTCAGACAGGCGAAACTTATGAGCGGATGGACCGGACAGCCACGGCCCTGAACGGCCTGAAAACGAGACGGGAAGCATTAAACACCGGTAGCAGCAGGATCTTGGGAGAGATCAAATCCGGCGCCGATCAAAAAACTCTTCTGGAAAAGGAGATGGTCTCACGGGAAACGCAGGTATCGCTCCTGAGCCGTATCCGCGACCTCGAGGAAGAAAGAAAACGCCTGGAGGATGGCCAACCCTGCCCGTTGTGCGGCGCGGCGGAGCATCCCTATGCCAGGGGGAATGTTCCCGTCTTGAGCGAGGCGGAGGCGGAGCTTAAGAAAACAAAGGCTGAATTTAAAAAGACGTCGGATCGTCTCAACAAGCTGGAAGCCGACCGGGTACGGACCGCAGCCGAAATCCGGCATACTGAAAAAGAGCAGGCAGAAAAGCGGGCGGCGCTGGATGCTGACGAAAAACAGTGCGCCGACGCCCAATTGAGATTGGGCATAGCATGGGGGACAGATTTTAAATCTGCCTCCGCACGTGCCGGAAAGGTTCGTGAAGAGATTAGCGGCGTTCAGGCAAAAATTGCCGCAACAACAGCTATCGTCACGCTGGCCGAAAAGAAGGGTAAACAGGAAAAGGCGATGCAGACAGCCCTGGAAAAAACAAGAAAGACCTTTGACAATGCCGGGAAGGCTTTACAGGAGGCCAGACACAACCTGGCGACGGCCGGTCGCGATTATGAGCGGCTGGGAAAAGATAGCGACGCGCTGGCGGAGGAGACTGAAAAGGCCCGCGCCGCTGTCCTGGCGGATGTTGAACTTTTCGGGATCAGCCAAATTCAGTTGGAAAGCCTCGACCCCCTCTTGAAAGACCTGACCGGGCGCAAAGATATCTGGTTAGCAAAAGAGGCTGAAAAAACCAATCGGGATAAACAGAGCGATGAACTGAAAGCCGCGCTTGAGAAGCATCAGGCCCTGCTGGGCAGTCTGGAGAAGGATCTGGCGGCAAGGTGCAAAGAGCGTGACGGGCTAAAAGGGGAGTATGAATCCCTGAGCGGTTCCCGACAGGAGCTTTTCGGAGAGAAGAACGCCGACGGGGAGGAGAGGCGGCTGGCGGAAGAGGTGGACAAGGCCGGCAATGCCTTGGAAAAGGCCCGCGAAGACTATGGGCAAGTTGAAAAAGAAATCAGCGCCTTGAAGGAGAAGATCGCTTCCGGGCAAGTAAAAACGGATCTGCGGGCCAAGGAACTGGCGCAGGCGGAACAGCAATGGAGGGAGCGGACCAAAGGGGCTGGATTTGCCGATGAGGCCGACTACCTGTCATTACGCTTGGGTGAAGAAGAGCGGGAGTTGCTCACTGAAAAGGAACAAGCCCTCCTCAAGGAAAAAACGGAACTTGACGCCCGCCGTCAGGACAGGTCGCAGTCCCTTGCCGGGGAGCGGGAGAGAAACTTGACGGATCAATCCGCTGAGACGCTGAAGGAAAACATCGGCAGGGGTGACGCCGCTCTGAAAGAACTCGGACTGGATATTGGCGGCATCATCAAGGGCTTGTCCGACAATGAAAGGCAAAGGAAAAACCAGGAGGAGCGCCTGAAGAACATCGCCGTCCAGAAAAAAGAATGCCTTCGCTGGGATAACCTGCATCAACTCATCGGTTCTGCCGACGGCAAGAAGTTCCGGAATTTTGCCCAGGGGCTGACCTTTGAGATGATGACCGCGCATGCCAACCGGCAGCTCCGGAAGATGACGGATCGCTATCTCCTCATCCGTGACGCCGTGCAGCCCTTGGAACTGAATGTAATTGACAATTATCAGGCCGGGGAGATCCGTTCCACGAAGAATCTCTCGGGCGGCGAGAGTTTTATCGTGAGTCTCGCCCTGGCCCTCGGCCTGTCTCAGATGGCCAGCCGGAATGTCCGGGTTGACTCCCTCTTTCTCGATGAAGGATTCGGCACCCTCGATGAAGACTCCCTGGAAACGGCACTTGAGACCCTGGCGGGACTACGTCAGGACGGCAAGTTGATCGGCGTCATCTCTCACGTCGCGGCGCTGAAGGAACGTATCGGCGCCCAGATACAGGTCATTCCCGAGGCAGGCGGCCGCAGCAGCCTGAGCGGCCCCGGCTGCCGGAGGATTTGA
- a CDS encoding exonuclease SbcCD subunit D C-terminal domain-containing protein: protein MKILHTSDWHLGRALYGRKRYEEFEAFLSWLAALIEREDITVLLVAGDVFDNSTPSNHAQELYYRFLYRLAASPNRHVVVTAGNHDSASFLNAPRELLKFINIHVVGCASESPENEVIMIAGPDDEPRLIVCAIPYLRDRDIRTAEVGESVEDKERKIIEGIRTHYRLVYDAAQGKLAGLKQPVPIVAMGHLFTEGGQTADGDGVRELYIGSLLHVGTDVFPDCIDYLALGHLHIAQTVGGSDFIRYSGSPLPIGFGEAAQEKSVIIVDFSVPAPRVANIPVPCFQELKTLRGNWTIIARDIDRLKSRGSSAWLEIIYEGDEIAGDLSTRLDEAVAGSGLSILRVKNNRALEHAMSSMDTDETLDDLDPADVFQRCLAAHEIPDDQRPALLSAYSEIIVSLNEADAMAE from the coding sequence ATGAAGATTCTCCACACCTCCGACTGGCATCTTGGCCGCGCCCTGTATGGTCGCAAGCGATACGAAGAATTCGAAGCCTTTCTGAGCTGGCTGGCGGCGCTCATCGAGCGTGAAGACATCACGGTGCTGCTTGTGGCGGGGGATGTGTTTGACAACAGCACGCCCAGCAACCATGCCCAGGAACTGTATTACCGGTTCCTTTACCGCTTGGCGGCCTCGCCAAACCGCCACGTGGTGGTTACGGCAGGGAATCATGATTCGGCCTCTTTTTTGAACGCCCCCCGGGAACTCCTGAAATTTATCAACATCCATGTTGTGGGATGTGCGTCCGAATCTCCTGAAAATGAAGTGATCATGATTGCCGGGCCGGATGACGAACCACGGCTGATCGTCTGCGCCATCCCCTACCTCCGGGACCGTGACATCCGTACCGCCGAAGTGGGGGAGAGTGTCGAGGACAAGGAGCGGAAGATAATAGAGGGAATCAGAACTCATTACCGGCTGGTGTACGACGCGGCCCAAGGGAAACTTGCCGGTCTGAAACAGCCTGTGCCCATCGTTGCTATGGGACATCTGTTCACCGAAGGCGGCCAGACCGCCGACGGCGACGGGGTGCGTGAGTTGTATATCGGCTCCCTTCTGCACGTTGGAACGGATGTATTCCCTGATTGTATTGACTACCTTGCCTTGGGGCATCTCCATATTGCTCAGACGGTGGGCGGTTCGGATTTCATCCGCTATTCCGGTTCGCCTCTGCCGATCGGCTTTGGGGAAGCTGCGCAGGAAAAAAGCGTGATTATCGTTGATTTCTCGGTCCCGGCGCCCAGAGTTGCCAATATTCCCGTGCCCTGTTTCCAGGAGTTGAAAACCTTGCGGGGAAATTGGACAATTATTGCCCGGGACATTGACAGGCTGAAGTCCCGAGGAAGCAGTGCCTGGCTGGAGATCATCTATGAAGGAGACGAGATTGCTGGCGATTTGAGCACGCGCCTGGATGAGGCCGTTGCAGGGAGCGGCCTTTCGATTCTGCGCGTCAAGAACAACCGGGCGCTGGAACACGCCATGAGCAGCATGGATACAGATGAAACACTCGATGACCTCGACCCGGCAGACGTGTTCCAGCGCTGCCTCGCAGCGCATGAAATCCCCGATGATCAGCGCCCGGCGCTGTTGAGCGCCTATAGTGAAATAATCGTATCCCTGAACGAAGCGGACGCAATGGCTGAATAG
- a CDS encoding NADH-quinone oxidoreductase subunit N: MMLFPELFMLMFSVFFLLLSLCEKKASIFPLARLLALIGLVVTFLSAGASGEFFSGAYRVDLFSQVFKCLLVTGLCLVVFMLEKNDDIEDDFLPEFFMFLGFSTLGLLMLVSSVELISIVISLEISSFSLYVIVPLRKAHSRLHLEAAVKYLFFGAIATGIMLYGMGYIYGLAHSTYLSDIMARLPQFLTQPMGILALALTLIAFFFKLSLFPLHFWAPDIYEGASNVTTAFIATVPKIAATALLIRLTMLASNVPSELALFLLLLAAFSMTLGNLVGLVQKDIKRLLAYSGIAHAGYLMMGIIPLSADGGAAAIYYMTVYLFMNLACFYVIILLSRNGSNVSVGDLTGLAKRSPLLAFTLAVAAFSLAGIPPSGGFTGKLFLFVSAFRAGYLSIVLVGAVNAVISMFYYLNLVRMSYSRDAEEGQGAIELVFHQKALCYVFNVLILYLGLMPFGIMDLFWRAIS, translated from the coding sequence ATGATGCTTTTTCCCGAGCTTTTCATGTTGATGTTTTCAGTATTTTTCCTTCTCCTTTCGTTATGTGAGAAAAAGGCATCCATTTTTCCCCTGGCACGGCTGCTGGCCCTGATCGGTCTGGTCGTAACCTTTCTCAGTGCGGGCGCCAGCGGAGAGTTTTTCTCCGGCGCCTACCGGGTGGATTTATTTTCCCAGGTATTCAAGTGTCTGCTGGTTACGGGCCTCTGCCTCGTCGTTTTCATGCTGGAAAAAAATGACGACATAGAAGATGATTTTCTACCTGAATTCTTCATGTTTCTGGGATTTTCCACCCTGGGCCTGCTGATGCTGGTAAGTTCGGTGGAGCTCATTTCCATCGTTATCAGTCTGGAGATTTCGTCATTCAGCCTCTACGTCATTGTTCCTTTACGGAAAGCCCACTCGCGGCTCCATCTCGAGGCGGCCGTGAAATACCTTTTCTTCGGCGCGATTGCTACCGGCATCATGCTCTACGGCATGGGCTATATTTACGGCTTGGCCCACTCCACTTATCTGTCCGACATCATGGCCAGATTACCCCAATTTCTTACCCAGCCCATGGGAATCCTGGCCTTGGCCTTGACCTTGATTGCTTTCTTCTTCAAGCTTTCACTGTTCCCGTTGCATTTCTGGGCGCCCGATATCTATGAAGGCGCCTCCAACGTGACCACCGCCTTTATTGCGACCGTGCCCAAGATCGCGGCCACGGCTCTACTGATCAGGCTTACCATGCTGGCCTCCAACGTTCCTTCCGAATTGGCCCTGTTCCTGCTGCTGCTGGCGGCATTTTCCATGACGCTGGGCAATCTCGTCGGTCTGGTCCAGAAGGACATAAAGCGCTTGCTGGCCTATTCGGGTATTGCCCACGCCGGCTACCTGATGATGGGCATTATCCCGCTGAGCGCGGATGGCGGCGCGGCGGCCATCTATTATATGACGGTCTATCTTTTCATGAATCTGGCCTGTTTCTACGTGATTATCCTTCTTTCCCGCAACGGGAGCAATGTTTCCGTAGGAGATTTGACCGGCCTGGCCAAGAGATCACCCCTGCTGGCCTTTACCTTGGCGGTGGCGGCCTTCTCGCTCGCCGGCATCCCGCCCAGCGGCGGCTTTACGGGCAAACTTTTCCTTTTCGTCAGCGCCTTCCGGGCCGGCTATCTTAGCATCGTCCTCGTCGGCGCCGTCAATGCGGTAATCTCCATGTTTTATTACCTGAACCTGGTACGGATGAGTTATTCCCGCGACGCGGAGGAAGGGCAGGGCGCCATAGAGCTGGTTTTTCATCAAAAGGCGCTTTGTTATGTATTTAATGTCCTCATCCTCTATCTGGGGTTGATGCCATTCGGCATTATGGATCTCTTCTGGCGCGCCATTTCATGA
- a CDS encoding NADH-quinone oxidoreductase subunit M, with protein sequence MPSYFTINPLGFPILSIVIFMPLVGALVILFMRNEALIKMLALTATLATLVISLVLLGNFNLQTPLFQFGEYRPWIPSYSIAYALGVDGITIMLIVLTALIAPICVLCSWKAIEKRVKEFMICILLMETAMIGVFCSLDFILFYIFWEAMLIPMYLLIAIWGGPQKDYASIKFFIYTLFGSVFLLVAIIALAITNGTFSIPEAMFRGYSFQFQIWVFMAFAIAFAIKVPMFPFHTWLPAAHTEAPTAGSVFLASILLKMGTYGFLRFCLPIAPQASAYFAPFMIALSVIGIIYGGFVCLSQTDMKKLIAYSSVAHMGFVTLGIFTFTLYGLAGAMLQMLNHGITTGGLFLMVGIVYERTHSRQIYDNAGLGKIAPLYVTFFGLFALSSFAFPGTNSFVGELYVLIGAFFQHKLAGFGAVIGAVLAAAYMLRLLKQIVWGREDKRDIKDMNVREIIYLAPLGVFVFWVGLFPRPFVSVMQATLTNLQMQLTNLSH encoded by the coding sequence ATGCCGTCATATTTTACTATAAATCCCCTGGGATTTCCCATCCTTTCCATTGTCATCTTTATGCCCCTGGTGGGGGCGCTCGTTATCCTGTTCATGAGGAATGAAGCGCTGATCAAGATGTTGGCCTTGACGGCGACGCTGGCAACCCTGGTCATATCGCTCGTACTTTTGGGCAACTTTAATCTCCAGACCCCTCTTTTCCAGTTTGGCGAATATCGGCCCTGGATACCATCTTATAGTATAGCGTATGCGCTGGGGGTGGACGGGATTACGATTATGCTGATTGTGCTAACCGCCCTGATTGCGCCCATCTGTGTACTATGTTCCTGGAAAGCCATTGAAAAGCGGGTCAAGGAGTTCATGATCTGTATCCTGCTCATGGAAACGGCCATGATCGGCGTCTTCTGTTCCTTGGACTTCATCCTTTTCTACATCTTCTGGGAGGCCATGCTCATCCCCATGTACCTGCTCATTGCGATTTGGGGAGGGCCGCAGAAAGATTACGCCTCGATCAAGTTTTTCATCTACACCCTCTTCGGCAGCGTGTTCCTCCTGGTGGCGATTATCGCCCTTGCTATCACGAACGGCACGTTCAGTATTCCCGAGGCGATGTTCAGGGGCTACAGCTTCCAATTTCAGATCTGGGTCTTTATGGCTTTTGCCATTGCCTTTGCCATCAAGGTACCCATGTTCCCGTTCCATACCTGGTTGCCGGCCGCCCACACGGAAGCGCCGACGGCGGGCAGCGTCTTTCTGGCGAGCATCCTTTTGAAGATGGGCACCTATGGCTTCCTGAGGTTTTGTCTGCCCATAGCGCCGCAGGCCAGCGCTTACTTTGCCCCGTTCATGATTGCTCTTTCCGTGATCGGTATTATCTATGGAGGTTTTGTTTGCCTGAGCCAGACGGACATGAAGAAGCTGATCGCTTATTCCAGCGTGGCGCACATGGGCTTTGTCACGCTGGGCATCTTTACCTTCACGCTCTATGGTCTGGCCGGGGCGATGCTCCAGATGTTGAACCACGGCATTACCACGGGCGGCCTCTTTCTCATGGTCGGGATTGTTTACGAACGTACCCACAGCCGCCAGATATACGACAACGCCGGTCTCGGCAAGATTGCGCCTCTCTATGTAACATTCTTCGGTCTTTTTGCCCTTTCATCCTTTGCTTTCCCCGGGACGAACAGTTTTGTGGGCGAGCTCTATGTCCTGATCGGTGCCTTTTTCCAGCATAAGCTGGCCGGTTTCGGCGCCGTTATCGGGGCCGTCCTGGCGGCTGCCTACATGTTGAGGCTGCTGAAACAGATCGTCTGGGGCCGGGAAGACAAGCGCGACATCAAAGATATGAATGTAAGAGAAATCATTTATCTGGCGCCGCTGGGTGTGTTCGTCTTCTGGGTGGGGCTTTTCCCGCGGCCCTTCGTCAGCGTTATGCAAGCCACTCTGACGAACTTGCAGATGCAACTAACAAATTTATCCCATTAA